One window of Streptomyces sp. NBC_00273 genomic DNA carries:
- a CDS encoding rhodanese-like domain-containing protein yields MSLFRRGTARLTPIQAHQRTTGGAVVLLDVREQAEWNTGHAPDAVHAPLSRLAAGTALPAAAEGRPLVVVCRSGHRSQQAAKLLTGRGIEAVDVKGGMNAWAAAGLPVVDARGSSGRIT; encoded by the coding sequence ATGTCCCTCTTTCGACGCGGCACCGCCCGCCTCACCCCGATCCAGGCCCACCAGCGCACCACCGGCGGCGCCGTCGTACTCCTCGACGTGCGCGAGCAGGCCGAGTGGAACACCGGACACGCCCCCGACGCCGTGCACGCCCCGCTCTCCCGCCTCGCGGCCGGCACCGCCCTGCCCGCTGCCGCCGAAGGGCGGCCCCTGGTGGTGGTCTGCCGCTCCGGGCACCGTTCGCAACAGGCCGCCAAGCTGCTGACCGGACGCGGCATCGAGGCCGTCGACGTCAAGGGCGGCATGAACGCCTGGGCAGCGGCCGGACTACCGGTCGTCGACGCGCGCGGAAGCAGCGGCCGGATAACGTGA
- a CDS encoding MBL fold metallo-hydrolase encodes MFFIDTVETESLGNRSYLAGGARTAVAVDPPRDIDRVLAAAAARGVRISHVVETHVHNDYVTGGLDLARLTGAVYLVPVAARVSFARTPVADGDTVSVDEDITLRALATPGHTPHHTSYVLEDRGAVAAVFTGGSLLIGSVGRPDLVEPRLTEELARDQHASAHRLAAELPDETPVLPTHGFGSFCSSSQSEGDATTIGKEKSANDALVKDVDSFVAALLAGLDDVPAYYTHMGPANAAGPRPVDLSAPPLTDAAGIAERLAAGEWVVDLRNRVAFAEGHVAGSFNFEAEGKIATYLAWMIPWGKPVTLLAESPAQLAAAQRELVRVGIDRPAAAATGTPGDWIPAGHTPRSFPRATFADLAAQESGPDVVLDVRRDSERAQGWIEGSVHIPVHHLHQRLADVPAGTVWVHCAGGMRAAIAASLLDAAGRDVVAVDDSFDAAMEAGLPLTAGS; translated from the coding sequence GAAACCGCAGCTACCTGGCGGGAGGCGCGCGCACCGCAGTGGCCGTCGACCCGCCCCGCGACATCGACCGGGTCCTGGCAGCGGCCGCCGCGCGGGGAGTGCGGATCTCCCACGTGGTGGAGACCCACGTCCACAACGACTACGTCACCGGGGGCCTGGACCTGGCTCGCCTGACCGGCGCCGTCTACCTGGTGCCCGTCGCCGCCCGTGTCTCCTTCGCCCGCACGCCCGTCGCCGACGGCGACACGGTGAGCGTGGACGAGGACATCACACTGCGGGCGCTGGCCACCCCCGGCCACACTCCACACCACACCTCCTACGTCCTGGAAGACCGAGGGGCGGTGGCGGCGGTCTTCACCGGCGGTTCGCTGCTGATCGGCTCGGTGGGCCGCCCGGACCTGGTGGAACCCCGGCTGACCGAAGAGCTGGCCCGGGACCAGCACGCCTCCGCCCACCGCCTGGCCGCCGAGCTCCCCGACGAGACGCCCGTACTGCCCACCCACGGCTTCGGCAGCTTCTGCTCCTCCTCCCAGTCCGAGGGCGACGCCACCACCATCGGCAAGGAGAAGTCCGCCAACGACGCCCTCGTCAAGGACGTCGACTCGTTCGTCGCCGCCCTGCTGGCCGGCCTGGACGACGTACCCGCCTACTACACCCACATGGGTCCGGCCAACGCCGCCGGCCCCCGGCCGGTGGACCTGAGCGCACCGCCCCTGACCGACGCGGCGGGCATCGCGGAGCGTCTGGCCGCCGGGGAGTGGGTGGTGGACCTGCGTAACCGGGTCGCCTTCGCCGAAGGGCACGTCGCGGGATCGTTCAACTTCGAGGCGGAGGGGAAGATCGCCACCTACCTCGCGTGGATGATCCCCTGGGGCAAGCCCGTCACCCTCCTCGCCGAATCACCCGCCCAGCTCGCCGCCGCCCAGCGCGAACTGGTCCGCGTCGGCATCGACCGCCCGGCCGCGGCCGCCACCGGCACCCCCGGTGACTGGATACCCGCCGGCCACACCCCGCGTTCCTTCCCCCGTGCCACCTTCGCCGACCTCGCCGCCCAGGAGTCCGGCCCGGACGTGGTCCTGGACGTACGCCGCGACTCCGAACGCGCCCAGGGCTGGATCGAAGGCTCCGTTCACATTCCCGTCCACCACCTGCACCAGCGCCTGGCCGACGTCCCCGCCGGGACGGTGTGGGTGCACTGCGCGGGCGGAATGCGCGCGGCCATCGCGGCCTCCCTGCTGGATGCCGCAGGCCGCGACGTCGTCGCCGTTGACGACTCCTTCGACGCCGCCATGGAGGCAGGCCTCCCGCTGACGGCCGGCAGCTGA